The Streptomyces sp. Alt3 genome has a segment encoding these proteins:
- a CDS encoding carbohydrate ABC transporter permease has translation MTVINSPRPRAPRSRIGRVLTYALVIAIALAIAVPVAWVLLASLKKKSEFFGSPWTLPEGLRLENYVDAFTDAHLGQYFLTSVLVTVFGLVLVLAVSVPAAYVIARYEFRGKGIVQIALLGGLFVNVNYIVVPIFLMLVDWDKALIDVFPGGFFLDNPGVLSLVYAATSIPFTVYLLTAYFRSIPVEYEEAASLDGASRFRIMTRIMLPMARPAVTTVILFNFLAYWNDFIISLTLLPGEGKTVQVGLLNLFTAQKAAADYGRLYAGMVIVIVPVLIVYAFIQKRLIEGMASGGVKG, from the coding sequence ATGACCGTGATCAATTCCCCACGCCCGCGCGCCCCCCGCTCGCGGATCGGCCGCGTGCTGACCTACGCCCTCGTCATCGCCATCGCACTCGCCATCGCGGTACCCGTCGCCTGGGTGCTGCTCGCCTCGCTGAAGAAGAAGAGCGAGTTCTTCGGCAGCCCCTGGACCCTGCCCGAGGGGCTGCGCCTCGAGAACTACGTCGACGCGTTCACCGACGCGCACCTGGGCCAGTACTTCCTGACCTCGGTGCTCGTGACGGTGTTCGGCCTCGTCCTCGTCCTCGCGGTGTCCGTGCCGGCGGCTTACGTCATCGCCCGCTACGAGTTCCGGGGCAAGGGCATCGTGCAGATCGCCCTGCTCGGCGGACTCTTCGTCAACGTCAACTACATCGTCGTACCGATCTTCCTGATGCTGGTCGACTGGGACAAGGCGCTCATCGACGTCTTCCCCGGCGGGTTCTTCCTCGACAACCCCGGCGTGCTGTCGCTCGTCTACGCGGCCACGTCGATCCCCTTCACCGTCTACCTGCTCACCGCGTACTTCCGGTCCATCCCGGTGGAGTACGAGGAGGCAGCGTCGCTCGACGGGGCGTCCCGCTTCCGGATCATGACCCGGATCATGCTGCCGATGGCCCGCCCCGCGGTCACCACCGTGATCCTGTTCAACTTCCTCGCCTACTGGAACGACTTCATCATCTCGCTGACCCTGCTGCCCGGCGAGGGCAAGACGGTCCAGGTCGGCCTGCTCAACCTGTTCACCGCACAGAAGGCGGCGGCCGACTACGGACGCCTGTACGCAGGCATGGTCATCGTCATCGTGCCCGTCCTGATCGTCTACGCCTTCATCCAGAAGCGGCTCATCGAAGGCATGGCATCCGGCGGAGTCAAGGGCTGA
- a CDS encoding carbohydrate ABC transporter permease, with translation MLACLLPALVLFAVFMVYPTVNVFRMSFYTWSGFSPDMTFVGLDNFRHLIDDKQFVRAFQNTVALLVVVTVVTMGMGLFLAAIMTRQKLRGRNFLRFVLYVPNVLSVVVIAAVFSAVYDQNNGLLNGTLRLLSLDGWQQVWLGNQKIVLYSVGIAMVWQSLGYYMVLYMSSMSSIPEELYEAAGLDGASNARQFFSITMPLIWQNLRTSLTFFIMSAVNLSFVLVRAMTGGGPDSSSEVLLSYMYKQAYTNSSYGYGMAIGVVIFVFSFLVSLLVSRATRREPLQF, from the coding sequence GTGCTCGCCTGCCTGCTTCCCGCACTGGTGCTCTTCGCGGTGTTCATGGTCTACCCGACCGTGAACGTGTTCCGGATGTCGTTCTACACCTGGAGCGGCTTCTCACCGGACATGACGTTCGTGGGGCTGGACAACTTCCGCCACCTGATCGACGACAAGCAGTTCGTACGCGCCTTCCAGAACACGGTCGCCCTGCTCGTCGTGGTCACCGTGGTGACCATGGGCATGGGCCTGTTCCTGGCCGCGATCATGACCCGCCAGAAGCTGCGGGGCCGCAACTTCCTGCGCTTCGTGCTCTACGTCCCCAACGTGCTCTCGGTGGTCGTGATCGCGGCGGTCTTCTCCGCCGTCTACGACCAGAACAACGGTCTGCTCAACGGCACACTGCGGCTGCTCTCCCTCGACGGCTGGCAGCAGGTCTGGCTCGGCAACCAGAAGATCGTGCTCTACTCCGTCGGGATCGCGATGGTCTGGCAGTCGCTGGGCTACTACATGGTCCTCTACATGTCGAGCATGTCGAGCATCCCCGAGGAGCTTTACGAGGCCGCGGGGCTCGACGGCGCCTCCAACGCCCGGCAGTTCTTCTCCATCACGATGCCGCTGATCTGGCAGAACCTGCGCACCTCGCTGACCTTCTTCATCATGAGCGCGGTCAACCTCAGCTTCGTCCTGGTCCGCGCGATGACGGGCGGCGGACCCGACAGTTCCTCCGAGGTCCTGCTCAGCTACATGTACAAGCAGGCGTACACGAACTCGTCGTACGGCTACGGCATGGCCATCGGCGTCGTCATCTTCGTGTTCTCGTTCCTCGTGTCGCTCCTGGTGAGCCGGGCGACCCGGCGCGAGCCCCTCCAGTTCTGA
- a CDS encoding carbohydrate ABC transporter substrate-binding protein produces the protein MRRSFALAGTAVTALALLVGCSSGGDAGSGKTTLKVAALEGGYGRDMYTQVIKAYEASHPDVDVQLQISKSIEDEITPNMKAGKYPDVVVLGQGRKAALTETLVKDKALEDLTPVLGTKVPGEDGTVGDKLTQGVIGNLNTNPYGTDKTYLLPMYYAPTGLFYNQGLFEKNGWKVPSTWDEMFELGDKAKKQGIALFTYPTAGYLDSYFYALLADVGGEQFYNDVMTYKKDVWKTANAKKALDLTTKLLSYASESTVGYANEQDFTKNQQSILDNKALFMPNGTWITGEMADAPRADGFTWGLTTLPAATDGGKRYLTTSVESVWMPSAARNKDAAKDFIAYLYSDEAAEIFAKSNAIQPVEGIANSLTGESAEFYKLYEDSSVSALVGGFASTAPVQGVDIKATLFDTANSIISGDTTESAWQSALNDASEKLRQAGN, from the coding sequence ATGAGGAGATCGTTCGCCCTCGCAGGCACCGCGGTCACCGCGCTCGCACTGCTCGTCGGCTGTTCGTCGGGCGGCGACGCGGGTTCGGGCAAGACGACCCTCAAGGTCGCCGCTCTCGAAGGCGGCTACGGCCGGGACATGTACACGCAGGTCATCAAGGCCTACGAGGCATCGCACCCGGACGTCGACGTCCAGCTGCAGATCTCGAAGAGCATCGAGGACGAGATCACCCCGAACATGAAGGCCGGCAAGTACCCGGACGTCGTGGTGCTCGGCCAGGGCCGCAAGGCCGCCCTCACCGAGACCCTGGTGAAGGACAAGGCCCTCGAAGACCTCACGCCGGTACTCGGGACCAAGGTCCCCGGCGAGGACGGCACCGTGGGCGACAAGCTCACCCAGGGTGTCATCGGCAATCTCAACACCAACCCGTACGGCACGGACAAGACGTACCTCCTGCCGATGTACTACGCCCCGACCGGGCTCTTCTACAACCAGGGTCTGTTCGAGAAGAACGGATGGAAGGTCCCGTCCACCTGGGACGAGATGTTCGAACTGGGCGACAAGGCCAAGAAGCAGGGCATCGCGCTCTTCACCTACCCGACCGCCGGTTACCTCGACTCGTACTTCTACGCCCTGCTCGCCGATGTCGGCGGGGAACAGTTCTACAACGACGTCATGACGTACAAGAAGGACGTGTGGAAGACGGCGAACGCCAAGAAGGCGCTCGATCTCACCACCAAGCTGCTGAGCTACGCGTCCGAGTCCACCGTCGGCTACGCCAACGAGCAGGACTTCACGAAGAACCAGCAGTCGATACTCGACAACAAGGCGCTGTTCATGCCGAACGGCACCTGGATCACCGGCGAGATGGCCGACGCCCCGCGCGCGGACGGCTTCACGTGGGGCCTGACCACGCTGCCGGCGGCCACCGACGGCGGCAAGCGCTACCTGACCACCTCGGTCGAGTCGGTCTGGATGCCCAGCGCCGCCCGGAACAAGGACGCGGCGAAGGACTTCATCGCCTACCTCTACTCGGACGAGGCGGCGGAGATCTTCGCCAAGTCGAACGCGATCCAGCCCGTCGAAGGCATCGCGAACAGCCTGACCGGTGAGAGCGCCGAGTTCTACAAGCTCTACGAGGACTCGTCGGTCTCCGCGCTCGTCGGCGGCTTCGCCTCCACCGCGCCGGTCCAGGGCGTCGACATCAAGGCCACGCTCTTCGACACCGCCAACAGCATCATCAGCGGCGACACCACCGAGTCCGCGTGGCAGTCCGCGCTGAACGACGCCAGCGAGAAGCTGCGCCAGGCGGGCAACTGA
- a CDS encoding LacI family DNA-binding transcriptional regulator: MNEDIARPRQPSMADVARVAGVSAQTVSRALRGSANVNPDTSRRVLAAVEQVGYRFNSAARALSSGRSLTIGLVLLASGGYYSRSAVTAGVESAAGEAGYAVSIATIASLDVGQMERALARLADQGVDGLVIAVPLISVTQKMEDITREIPTVTLDGSRTAGARVLGIDQREAGRLATQHLLDLGHRQVWHVSGPDEWMEARQRRQGWQECLALAGIEAPPPLEGDWSPGSGHRQGQIIAMIPEVTAVFVASDEMAFGVIRALRERGRAVPEDVSIVSVDDIALAAYCAPPLTAVRQDFFGYGAAAVRLLLQGDATVEESVVGVTLSVRASTAPPRAL; this comes from the coding sequence ATGAACGAGGACATCGCGCGGCCGAGGCAGCCGAGCATGGCCGATGTGGCCCGTGTCGCAGGTGTGTCGGCCCAGACCGTTTCGCGCGCGCTGCGTGGCTCGGCGAACGTCAACCCCGACACCAGCCGGCGCGTACTGGCCGCCGTCGAACAGGTCGGCTACCGGTTCAACAGCGCCGCCAGGGCCCTGTCCTCGGGGCGCAGCCTGACCATCGGCCTCGTGCTGCTGGCCTCCGGCGGCTACTACTCACGCTCGGCGGTGACCGCCGGCGTCGAGTCGGCGGCCGGTGAGGCCGGGTACGCGGTGAGCATCGCGACCATCGCCTCACTCGACGTCGGCCAGATGGAGCGTGCCCTGGCCAGGCTCGCCGACCAGGGTGTCGACGGTTTAGTGATCGCGGTGCCGCTCATCTCGGTGACCCAGAAGATGGAGGACATCACCCGCGAGATCCCGACCGTCACCCTGGACGGCTCGCGGACCGCGGGCGCCCGGGTGCTCGGTATCGACCAACGGGAGGCCGGGCGGCTCGCCACGCAGCACCTGCTCGACCTGGGGCACCGGCAGGTCTGGCACGTCTCGGGGCCGGACGAGTGGATGGAGGCGCGTCAGCGGAGGCAGGGATGGCAGGAGTGCCTGGCGCTGGCCGGGATCGAGGCGCCACCGCCCCTGGAGGGCGACTGGTCGCCCGGATCGGGTCACCGGCAGGGGCAGATCATCGCGATGATTCCCGAGGTCACCGCGGTCTTCGTGGCGAGCGACGAGATGGCCTTCGGAGTGATCCGTGCCCTGCGGGAGCGCGGCCGCGCGGTCCCCGAGGACGTGTCCATCGTGAGCGTCGACGACATCGCGCTGGCCGCGTACTGCGCGCCACCGCTGACGGCTGTCCGGCAGGACTTCTTCGGCTACGGCGCCGCGGCGGTCAGGCTGTTGCTCCAGGGCGACGCCACCGTCGAGGAATCCGTGGTCGGCGTCACGCTGTCGGTGCGCGCCTCCACGGCGCCGCCCCGCGCCCTGTGA
- a CDS encoding glycoside hydrolase family 35 protein encodes MSSITYASSVTESPTTQLSEPQSTADTAPGAVGAALSWRDGRLYRGGVPHRMLSGALHYFRVHPGLWQDRIRRIADLGLNTVDTYVPWNFHQPHEDRPPRFDGWRDLEQFIRTVGEEGLDVVVRPGPYICAEWSNGGLPSWLTGKDLAIRSSDPAFTSAVAHWFDHLIPRLAALQASRGGPVVAVQVENEFGSYGDDHAYVRWCREALTERGIDELLFTADGPTELMLDGGSLPGTLTAATLGSKPDAARQLLAGRRPDEPFVVAEFWNGWFDHWGKRHHVRGVESAVHTLRGIIADHGSVSIYMAHGGTNFGLWAGANESGGRLEPVVTSYDSDAPIAEDGSLTPKFFAMREALGAQDPVHSPARMPTLPPASVPLVHHTGLLAALRARPAGTTTTPRPASFEQLGLDAGMVLHTAHPRIPAGEHRLLFTDVRDRALVFADGVLLGVVDPHSPELPVRGTGRDVRLEVLAENLGRVNYGPGVGRHKGLLGPVLVDRRMVQGWQNVPLAFQDWSSADLSDALATGSATSSPGSSPATTSGTSTGFAVAEVHVETPADTFLALPGSGHGLVWVNGFLLGRHWDIGPQVTLYCPAPLLRTGTNTVTVLELERLGETLELRDRPELGPPEEYVEEFD; translated from the coding sequence ATGTCATCGATAACATACGCTTCTTCCGTGACTGAGTCGCCCACGACGCAACTTTCCGAGCCACAGAGCACGGCCGACACGGCGCCCGGCGCCGTCGGTGCCGCGCTCTCCTGGCGCGACGGCCGCCTGTACCGAGGCGGCGTTCCCCACCGCATGCTGTCCGGAGCACTGCACTACTTCCGGGTCCATCCCGGCCTGTGGCAGGACCGGATCCGCCGGATCGCCGACCTCGGCCTCAACACGGTCGATACCTATGTGCCCTGGAACTTCCACCAGCCCCACGAGGACCGGCCGCCGCGCTTCGACGGCTGGCGGGACCTGGAGCAGTTCATCCGCACGGTGGGCGAGGAGGGCCTCGACGTCGTGGTCCGGCCCGGCCCGTACATCTGCGCGGAGTGGTCCAACGGCGGCCTGCCCAGCTGGCTCACCGGCAAGGACCTCGCCATCCGCAGCTCGGACCCGGCTTTCACCTCGGCCGTCGCCCACTGGTTCGACCATCTGATCCCGCGCCTGGCCGCGCTTCAGGCGTCCCGGGGCGGCCCGGTCGTCGCCGTCCAGGTGGAGAACGAGTTCGGCAGCTACGGCGACGACCACGCCTATGTCCGCTGGTGCCGCGAGGCGCTGACCGAACGGGGCATCGACGAACTGCTGTTCACCGCTGACGGGCCCACCGAACTCATGCTGGACGGCGGCAGCCTGCCCGGCACCCTGACGGCCGCCACCCTTGGCTCCAAGCCGGACGCCGCCCGGCAGCTCCTCGCCGGCCGCCGGCCCGACGAGCCGTTCGTGGTGGCCGAGTTCTGGAACGGCTGGTTCGACCACTGGGGCAAGCGGCACCACGTCCGGGGGGTGGAGAGTGCGGTCCACACCTTGCGCGGCATCATCGCGGACCACGGCAGCGTCAGCATCTACATGGCCCACGGCGGAACGAACTTCGGTCTGTGGGCTGGCGCCAACGAGTCCGGGGGCCGCCTGGAACCCGTCGTCACGAGCTACGACTCCGACGCACCCATCGCCGAGGACGGCAGCCTCACCCCCAAGTTCTTCGCGATGCGCGAAGCACTCGGCGCACAGGATCCTGTCCATTCACCCGCGCGGATGCCGACGCTCCCGCCCGCCAGTGTCCCACTGGTCCATCACACCGGCCTGCTGGCCGCCCTGCGCGCCAGACCCGCGGGGACCACGACCACGCCGCGCCCCGCCTCGTTCGAACAGCTCGGGCTCGACGCGGGCATGGTCCTGCACACCGCCCACCCGCGCATCCCGGCGGGCGAGCACCGACTGCTGTTCACCGATGTGCGCGACCGGGCGCTGGTCTTCGCCGACGGTGTCCTCCTCGGCGTCGTGGACCCCCACTCACCGGAACTGCCGGTGCGCGGAACCGGCCGGGACGTACGTCTCGAGGTCCTGGCCGAGAACCTGGGACGGGTCAACTACGGCCCCGGCGTGGGCCGGCACAAGGGACTCCTCGGCCCGGTCCTCGTCGACCGGCGCATGGTCCAGGGCTGGCAGAACGTCCCCCTCGCGTTCCAGGACTGGTCCTCGGCCGACCTGTCCGACGCGCTCGCCACAGGCTCCGCGACCTCATCGCCGGGATCCTCTCCCGCGACCACATCCGGCACGTCCACCGGATTCGCCGTCGCCGAAGTCCACGTCGAGACCCCCGCGGACACCTTCCTCGCACTGCCCGGCTCCGGCCACGGCCTCGTCTGGGTCAACGGCTTCCTGCTCGGCCGCCACTGGGACATCGGCCCCCAGGTCACCCTCTACTGCCCGGCACCACTTCTGCGCACGGGCACCAACACCGTCACCGTCCTCGAACTGGAACGCCTCGGCGAGACCCTGGAACTCCGGGACCGCCCGGAGCTGGGCCCGCCGGAGGAGTACGTGGAGGAATTCGACTGA
- a CDS encoding glycoside hydrolase family 26 protein produces MTGRGIPFDGPQRRRHGQGTDRRTAGESAAAPKPAVRRFGAGLASAALVTATVLVATSCSTAGEEPATSSSATAPLEPSEGALLGHYYGDGTVEETDARIGTTPGIHLTYYGWEDDWSASEATRDDLSGNRIPLVNWEPFDVDFDDIIDGSLDATIEKRADGAKELGEPFFLDFAAEMNEEEGWGGHDPERYIAAYRHIHDIFEDRGASNVVWVWAPNVTDSPDAPAAMSYYPGDRYVDWTGIDGYNWGTSDPDFEWQGFTDLFRDIYGKLAAKGKPIIIGETGSDETGGSKAEWIQGIVPGLKDEFPLIKALVWFDVDKERHWQIASSPAALAAYRRMAADPYLTP; encoded by the coding sequence ATGACAGGTAGGGGCATCCCCTTCGACGGGCCGCAGCGTCGCCGGCATGGCCAGGGCACGGACCGGCGGACCGCCGGAGAGAGTGCCGCGGCCCCGAAGCCGGCCGTACGCCGATTCGGCGCCGGGCTGGCGAGCGCGGCCCTGGTCACCGCCACAGTGCTGGTCGCGACGTCCTGCTCCACAGCCGGGGAGGAGCCTGCGACGTCCTCGTCGGCCACCGCCCCGCTCGAACCGTCGGAGGGTGCTCTGCTGGGGCACTACTACGGTGACGGCACGGTCGAGGAAACCGACGCCCGCATAGGGACGACGCCCGGAATCCACCTCACCTACTACGGTTGGGAGGACGACTGGTCCGCCTCCGAAGCCACCCGGGACGACCTCAGCGGCAACCGTATCCCTCTGGTGAACTGGGAACCTTTCGACGTCGACTTCGACGACATCATCGACGGCTCCCTGGACGCGACCATCGAGAAGCGGGCTGACGGAGCGAAAGAGCTCGGCGAACCGTTCTTCCTCGACTTCGCCGCGGAGATGAACGAGGAGGAAGGCTGGGGCGGGCATGACCCCGAGCGGTACATCGCCGCCTACCGCCACATCCACGACATCTTCGAGGACCGCGGCGCCTCGAACGTCGTCTGGGTCTGGGCGCCGAACGTCACGGACAGCCCGGACGCTCCTGCGGCCATGTCGTACTACCCCGGGGACCGGTACGTGGACTGGACGGGCATCGACGGATACAACTGGGGAACATCCGACCCCGACTTCGAGTGGCAGGGCTTCACGGACCTCTTCAGGGACATCTACGGCAAGCTCGCGGCCAAGGGCAAGCCGATCATCATCGGAGAGACGGGATCCGATGAGACCGGGGGAAGCAAGGCCGAGTGGATCCAGGGAATCGTCCCGGGCCTGAAGGACGAGTTCCCTCTGATCAAGGCCCTCGTGTGGTTCGACGTCGACAAGGAACGGCACTGGCAGATCGCCTCGTCGCCCGCTGCCCTCGCCGCTTACCGGCGGATGGCGGCAGACCCCTATCTGACCCCGTGA
- a CDS encoding alpha/beta fold hydrolase encodes MDILLIAGLWLDASAWDDVVPELTALGHRPVPLTLPGQGDGATSATLDDQLEAVLAAVDAAHGMPMVVGHSAASTLAWLAADARPEKVAKVAMIGGFPAADGQAYADHFAVEDGVMPFPGWDPFEGPDAADLDQQSRERFASDAIPVPAAVARGVVRLTDERRFAVPVVVICPEFTPAQAKEWIATGESADLARVDRLAYVDIDSGHWPMATRPRELAGVLAEAADS; translated from the coding sequence ATGGACATCCTGCTCATCGCCGGCCTGTGGCTCGACGCATCCGCCTGGGACGACGTCGTGCCCGAACTCACCGCGCTCGGCCACCGCCCCGTGCCGCTCACCCTCCCAGGGCAAGGGGACGGCGCCACGTCCGCGACACTTGACGACCAGTTGGAGGCAGTGCTTGCCGCAGTTGACGCGGCACATGGAATGCCCATGGTGGTAGGGCACTCCGCAGCGTCGACCCTGGCCTGGCTGGCCGCCGACGCACGTCCGGAGAAGGTGGCCAAGGTCGCCATGATCGGCGGCTTCCCCGCCGCCGACGGGCAGGCCTACGCCGATCACTTCGCGGTGGAGGACGGCGTCATGCCCTTCCCGGGCTGGGATCCCTTCGAGGGCCCGGACGCCGCCGACCTGGACCAGCAGTCCCGCGAACGCTTCGCATCCGACGCCATTCCTGTTCCCGCGGCGGTCGCCAGAGGCGTCGTACGCCTGACCGACGAGCGCCGCTTCGCTGTACCTGTCGTGGTCATCTGCCCGGAGTTCACCCCCGCCCAGGCGAAGGAGTGGATCGCCACCGGTGAAAGCGCCGATCTCGCCCGCGTCGACCGGCTCGCGTACGTGGACATCGACTCGGGCCACTGGCCGATGGCCACCCGCCCCCGCGAACTCGCCGGCGTACTGGCAGAGGCCGCCGACTCCTGA
- a CDS encoding fatty acyl-AMP ligase, with the protein MSPPSPWPAPDRVPRDGESPEESLTYRQLDEAARSRAAALEAAGLRGSTAVLLHPSGLEFVSALLACMYAGVAAAPVQVPTRPRGLERLRRVADDAGTTTVLTTAAVKLDLETRFGDAPALAGLTMVGTKSWHAPVAGEWSGPPAGPEDIALLQYTSGSTGDPKGVRVTHANFRGNVAETDQLWPCRPDSAVVNWLPLFHDMGMLFGVVLPLWAGIPAYLMAPEAFIRRLARWLEAISRYGGSHTAAPSFAYELCVRDARDNGVPDGLDLSSLRVAANGAEPVRWDTVRAFTRTFAVAGFRSRAMCPGYGLAENTLKVTGSREDQEPSVLRLSAEALREGRAEPLPPGLAEDNGQPAEDSGPAQGNGPADEPAAGGRVVHAVGSGRTVGRTSVRITDPVTLSGVRDRTVGEIWVNGPCVADGYHRRPEESSRTFGARLAGEEDRGTWLRTGDLGFVHEGELFVTGRLKDVIIRKGRNHYPQDIEVSAERADPALRPNCAAAFSLDDGTAERLVLVVEADGRALRNGGADGLRERVRSAVLEDRRLKADEVLVVRRGSLPKTSSGKVQRRATRQQYLEGGFGTVAAPSSPDAR; encoded by the coding sequence ATCTCTCCGCCCTCCCCATGGCCGGCACCTGACCGGGTCCCCCGCGACGGCGAGAGCCCCGAGGAATCCCTGACCTACCGTCAACTCGATGAGGCTGCACGGTCCCGGGCCGCCGCACTGGAGGCGGCGGGACTGCGCGGCAGCACCGCCGTGCTGCTCCACCCCTCCGGCCTGGAGTTCGTCTCCGCCCTCCTCGCCTGCATGTACGCGGGGGTCGCCGCCGCCCCGGTGCAGGTACCGACGCGGCCACGCGGCCTGGAGCGGCTGCGTCGTGTCGCCGATGACGCCGGGACGACCACGGTGCTCACGACGGCCGCGGTGAAACTGGACCTGGAGACCCGTTTCGGCGACGCTCCGGCGCTGGCTGGGCTCACCATGGTGGGTACCAAGTCGTGGCACGCACCGGTGGCCGGGGAGTGGAGCGGGCCACCGGCCGGGCCGGAGGACATCGCTCTTCTCCAGTACACGTCCGGGTCGACCGGTGACCCGAAGGGCGTACGGGTCACCCATGCGAACTTCCGCGGCAACGTGGCCGAGACGGACCAGCTGTGGCCGTGCCGTCCGGACAGCGCGGTCGTCAACTGGCTGCCGCTCTTCCACGACATGGGCATGTTGTTCGGGGTCGTGCTGCCGTTGTGGGCGGGGATCCCGGCCTATCTGATGGCCCCGGAGGCGTTCATCCGCAGGCTGGCCAGGTGGCTGGAGGCGATCTCCCGGTACGGCGGCAGCCACACCGCCGCGCCGAGCTTCGCCTACGAACTGTGCGTCCGCGACGCGAGGGACAACGGCGTCCCGGACGGGCTGGACCTGTCCTCCCTGCGGGTTGCGGCCAACGGCGCCGAGCCGGTGCGGTGGGACACCGTGCGCGCCTTCACCCGTACCTTCGCCGTGGCCGGATTCCGGTCCCGGGCCATGTGCCCCGGCTACGGCCTGGCCGAGAACACGCTCAAGGTCACGGGGAGCCGGGAGGACCAGGAACCGTCGGTGCTCCGGCTCTCCGCCGAGGCCCTGCGTGAGGGCCGGGCCGAGCCCCTCCCTCCCGGCCTGGCCGAGGACAACGGTCAGCCGGCCGAGGACAGCGGTCCGGCTCAAGGCAACGGTCCGGCGGACGAGCCGGCGGCCGGTGGGCGCGTCGTCCACGCGGTCGGCTCCGGCAGGACGGTGGGCAGGACCTCCGTGCGCATCACCGATCCCGTCACCCTGTCGGGCGTCCGGGACCGGACGGTGGGCGAGATCTGGGTCAACGGCCCGTGTGTCGCCGACGGTTATCACCGGCGCCCGGAGGAGAGCTCGCGGACCTTCGGTGCGCGCCTCGCGGGCGAGGAGGACCGGGGCACCTGGCTGCGCACCGGCGACCTCGGATTCGTCCACGAGGGTGAGCTGTTCGTGACCGGCCGGCTCAAGGACGTGATCATCCGCAAGGGCCGCAACCACTACCCCCAGGACATCGAGGTCTCCGCGGAGCGGGCCGACCCGGCGCTGCGTCCGAACTGCGCGGCGGCGTTCTCGTTGGACGACGGCACGGCCGAGCGGCTGGTGCTGGTGGTCGAGGCCGACGGACGAGCCCTGCGCAACGGCGGTGCGGACGGCCTGCGCGAGCGCGTACGGAGCGCGGTCCTGGAGGACAGGCGGCTGAAGGCGGACGAGGTCCTGGTGGTCAGGAGGGGATCGTTGCCGAAGACGTCCAGCGGCAAGGTTCAGCGGCGCGCGACGCGGCAGCAGTATCTGGAAGGCGGATTCGGGACCGTCGCCGCCCCGTCCTCGCCGGACGCACGATGA
- a CDS encoding SDR family NAD(P)-dependent oxidoreductase, which yields MPPKGFPPARQRLQEEKTMTTPRTVLITGTSSGIGLATAVAAATAGWNVIATLRDTSRADALRAAADAAGVLERVQVARLDVTDSASIAEAVSGVIAEHGRLDAVINNAGVGQLGTVEQIGVAPFRSVMEVNFFGVVELTLAALPHLRAVGGRVVTVSSLGGVVGQPFNEAYCAAKFAVEGFLESLAPVAATTGVSVSVVEPGPVASEFVASLGPSVPGLIENAGPYAAAFKAYSRTTEALFDQAQSSADAAAAVLGVLTAEQPVFRVQTSGQARELAGIKLADVDGSAVQAFTSPWLL from the coding sequence CTGCCCCCGAAGGGGTTTCCGCCCGCGCGACAGCGCCTTCAGGAAGAGAAGACCATGACAACCCCGCGTACCGTCCTGATCACCGGCACGTCCTCCGGCATCGGCCTGGCCACCGCCGTCGCGGCCGCCACCGCCGGCTGGAACGTCATCGCCACCCTCCGGGACACCAGCCGGGCCGACGCGCTGCGGGCCGCAGCCGACGCGGCCGGTGTCCTCGAACGTGTCCAGGTCGCGCGCCTCGACGTGACGGACTCCGCGTCCATCGCCGAGGCGGTGTCCGGAGTGATCGCCGAACACGGCCGCCTCGACGCGGTGATCAACAACGCCGGAGTCGGGCAGCTCGGCACGGTCGAGCAGATCGGCGTCGCGCCCTTCCGCTCCGTCATGGAGGTGAACTTCTTCGGCGTGGTGGAGCTGACGCTGGCCGCGCTGCCCCACCTGCGCGCCGTCGGCGGACGGGTCGTCACCGTCAGCAGCCTCGGCGGGGTGGTGGGACAGCCGTTCAACGAGGCCTACTGCGCGGCCAAGTTCGCGGTGGAGGGCTTCCTGGAGTCCCTGGCCCCGGTCGCCGCGACGACCGGAGTGAGCGTCTCGGTCGTCGAACCGGGCCCGGTGGCCAGTGAGTTCGTCGCCAGCCTGGGCCCGTCGGTCCCGGGGCTCATCGAGAACGCCGGTCCCTACGCGGCGGCGTTCAAGGCGTACTCCCGTACGACCGAGGCCCTCTTCGACCAGGCGCAGAGCTCGGCCGACGCCGCAGCCGCGGTGCTCGGCGTACTCACCGCCGAGCAGCCGGTCTTCCGTGTCCAGACGTCCGGTCAGGCCCGGGAGCTCGCAGGGATCAAACTGGCCGACGTGGACGGCTCCGCGGTCCAGGCGTTCACCAGCCCCTGGCTCCTCTGA